The Erythrobacter aurantius genome includes a window with the following:
- a CDS encoding alpha/beta hydrolase — protein sequence MKSYETSGSWTEYRDILATRFGIRIERRPAEIWRKIRGHDVHLDVWEPGEPAKGTLILVHGGGGNGRVLAPFADLAASLGWRALAPDLPGYGLTRPAPGYRGDYGEWPAVVAELADETEGPVVLMGLSVGGMTAAFAAEEAYRVDGVIATTLLDMGDPALLVRAARWRWLGWMSLLGFRLMPWIVDRLAMPVWLLAPMGVMSSDAGMKHFFARDPLLGKLWVRLRFFRSMHARKAARLAPRCPLLLVHPGADAWTPTELSRPAFDRVEGPKELVELGNGSHLPLERPAFDELRASISRFLGSIRHQRSSKTDELLPAQPDDITRDRQQTLRS from the coding sequence ATGAAATCTTACGAGACATCGGGGTCCTGGACGGAGTATCGGGACATCTTGGCCACCCGCTTTGGCATCCGGATCGAACGCAGGCCTGCCGAGATCTGGCGGAAAATCCGCGGCCACGACGTCCATCTAGACGTCTGGGAACCGGGGGAACCTGCAAAGGGCACGCTGATCCTCGTGCACGGCGGCGGCGGCAATGGCCGGGTGCTCGCGCCCTTCGCCGATCTCGCGGCCAGTCTCGGTTGGCGCGCACTGGCGCCTGACCTGCCGGGCTATGGCCTGACCCGGCCTGCACCGGGATACCGGGGCGACTACGGCGAGTGGCCAGCGGTCGTCGCAGAGCTGGCGGACGAGACCGAGGGGCCGGTCGTGCTCATGGGCCTGTCAGTCGGGGGCATGACGGCCGCCTTTGCGGCCGAGGAGGCTTACAGGGTCGATGGCGTGATCGCGACAACGCTGCTCGACATGGGCGACCCTGCCCTGCTGGTGCGCGCCGCGCGCTGGCGCTGGCTCGGCTGGATGTCGCTTCTGGGGTTCCGGCTGATGCCGTGGATCGTCGACCGGCTGGCGATGCCGGTCTGGCTCCTGGCGCCGATGGGAGTGATGTCAAGCGACGCGGGGATGAAGCACTTCTTCGCGCGCGACCCGCTTCTTGGGAAGCTTTGGGTGCGGCTACGGTTCTTCCGCAGCATGCATGCCCGCAAGGCGGCGCGGCTCGCACCACGCTGTCCGCTCCTCCTCGTGCATCCCGGCGCGGATGCCTGGACCCCGACCGAGTTGAGCCGCCCGGCCTTCGATCGGGTGGAAGGACCGAAGGAACTCGTCGAGCTCGGCAACGGGTCGCACCTGCCGCTTGAGCGCCCGGCCTTCGACGAATTGCGTGCCAGCATCAGCCGCTTCCTTGGGTCCATCCGGCACCAACGAAGCAGCAAAACGGACGAACTCCTACCCGCACAGCCGGATGACATTACAAGGGATCGGCAGCAAACGCTGCGTTCCTAG
- a CDS encoding TetR/AcrR family transcriptional regulator: MPAARSRQPVVRKPKQGRSKATVAAIIEAAARILAEQGWAGFNTNAVAARAGVSIGSLYEYFSDKQALADEIASDHLARGEALLASAAAGINGANDPAALVDALVRGLVDLHRDDPQLHRVLSSEVPLSAAIRRRVETLRQGAIAFVGQALTPHVDNPGVAAQLLVVLSVRR; this comes from the coding sequence ATGCCTGCCGCCAGATCGCGCCAACCCGTTGTTCGCAAACCAAAACAGGGCCGCTCGAAGGCGACCGTCGCCGCCATCATCGAAGCAGCCGCTCGGATTCTGGCCGAACAGGGATGGGCGGGGTTCAACACCAACGCGGTGGCTGCGCGGGCGGGCGTGTCGATCGGTTCGCTTTACGAGTATTTCTCCGACAAGCAGGCGTTGGCGGATGAGATAGCCTCGGATCATCTCGCGCGGGGTGAGGCGCTTCTCGCGTCGGCCGCCGCCGGGATCAATGGTGCGAACGATCCCGCGGCGCTGGTGGATGCGCTGGTGCGGGGGCTTGTCGATCTGCATCGGGACGACCCGCAGCTTCACCGCGTGCTGTCCTCCGAGGTGCCGCTCTCAGCCGCGATCCGCCGACGGGTCGAAACCCTTCGGCAGGGAGCGATCGCGTTCGTGGGGCAGGCACTGACCCCACATGTCGATAATCCGGGCGTGGCCGCCCAGCTTCTCGTGGTGCTGTCAGTCCGACGCTAA
- a CDS encoding IS6 family transposase: protein MNKAKNPFRYFHSSPEVIRMVVMLYVLYPLSLRNVEDLLFERGIDVCHETVRLWWNRFGPMFAADIKRQRISRMKGYTQWRWHVDEVFVKVNGETHYLWRAVDHEGEVLESYVTKKRDKSAALRFFKKTLKRHGSPVEVVTDGLRSYPAAMHDLGIEDRREMGRWLNNRAENSHLPLRRKERVMLRFRQMKTLQKFASVHANVYNHFNSNRHLTDRQTYKANRSAALAEWQTLMA from the coding sequence ATGAACAAAGCCAAGAATCCGTTCCGCTACTTCCACTCATCACCTGAAGTCATCCGAATGGTTGTGATGCTTTATGTTCTGTATCCACTGAGCTTACGCAATGTTGAGGATCTGCTGTTCGAACGCGGGATAGATGTCTGTCATGAGACCGTGCGGCTGTGGTGGAACCGCTTCGGGCCCATGTTCGCCGCCGACATCAAGCGGCAGCGGATTAGTAGAATGAAGGGCTACACCCAGTGGCGCTGGCACGTCGATGAGGTGTTCGTGAAGGTCAATGGAGAGACACACTATTTGTGGCGTGCTGTCGATCACGAAGGTGAAGTGCTTGAGAGTTACGTCACTAAGAAACGGGACAAATCCGCCGCTTTGCGGTTCTTCAAGAAGACGCTCAAGCGTCACGGTAGCCCGGTAGAGGTTGTGACTGACGGCCTGCGATCATATCCGGCAGCGATGCACGATCTTGGTATCGAAGATCGTCGAGAAATGGGCAGGTGGCTGAACAATCGGGCAGAAAATTCTCACCTGCCTCTGCGCAGGAAGGAACGAGTCATGCTCCGTTTCCGACAAATGAAGACGCTTCAGAAGTTCGCGTCGGTGCACGCGAATGTGTACAACCACTTCAACTCAAATCGCCACCTAACTGACCGACAGACCTACAAAGCAAACCGTTCAGCCGCCTTGGCTGAATGGCAAACTCTCATGGCCTGA
- a CDS encoding CHAT domain-containing protein: protein MKVIRLAFCFVGGLALLHTFAQEPAPAHGRQATAQFNSDLLSDGAEPPALGGDACRTAGSERAAAWSQTSIKTTIYCGSDQVGFVIHQDRAPSQAVTGDADLANLDRLSEYLRASEAVVCEPPQMLRFGGLSVWALPCRDIVDGWPSMALVRNAANGPQIAFGAAFAFPFLAFQLGADVSLPDESMAETIAELWPAKVPLGSFADRRRIGELWSQAREASAKLDFETAQLRLDAALEVQVRLFGEADLRTSALLLDLAMVLAYQEDFEASDAIVRRVGPLLDRSPRPSDRARLAGYQSSIAALKEDFRTAGQYAGSATAQWRRIAGSNDQEALLSLFQSSEAKAIDAQSELALALAREAAILLRLDDPVSAYAKAGEALLVLNSATQKPPIWRSEILAVLAETSSALGRLSASEKFFESAIAIRRSLQGDGAGVVRLLLAQGRAYQREAMNVNAIITYRSAIKIAKEMPRGSVALRVNDLIPFAQAVLAEADATANEDEKLGLMTELYDAFQLAFVPGRDEAIDLASLQIIDGRPKLAELVGDLKQVLLAQSELTGKLAIERGKPAAERDDNLNRLLTERLDEQAATAAALRNSLSNDYPEYQWFAETRAPDLDILRGVLSDDEAFASFLIGADVSFLQLVVRERIYITPIAAGGDDLAEMVRALRKGLEIEGRSVNEFNLADAHFLYQTLFGGVSEPLARVKRLIVVPNGPLSNLPFGTLVTDVPEDGDYRNAPWLINRMSITHAPSIGSFVLLRQTKPVRALPRPFLGIANPTFTGAPSVVAGEDTHTCNPEDIALPSRFEKLESLPDTIDEVRAVIAALGVTGADLFAEMQAKETALRTKPLDQYNVIYVATHAVMPGEIACQNEPGIALARPSGVVGSRDEDGFLDASEVAALKIAANLVVLSACNTATSANSTVQKGDALSGLAESFFIAGARSLLVTHWQVPSAATAALMRDMFGEIGKNRALATDAALQRAQLQSISDPETAHPFFWGAFTFVGSGTETVFVEGAGA from the coding sequence TTGAAAGTAATCCGTCTTGCCTTTTGTTTCGTGGGCGGTCTTGCTTTGCTGCATACCTTTGCTCAAGAGCCAGCGCCGGCACACGGGCGGCAGGCGACAGCACAGTTTAATTCTGACTTGCTTAGCGATGGGGCGGAGCCTCCGGCGCTTGGTGGCGACGCATGCCGTACGGCCGGTTCCGAGCGCGCGGCAGCGTGGTCGCAAACCAGCATTAAGACAACTATTTATTGCGGATCTGATCAAGTCGGTTTCGTCATCCACCAGGATAGAGCGCCCTCGCAGGCGGTCACTGGCGATGCTGATCTCGCGAACCTTGATCGGTTGTCGGAGTATTTACGCGCGAGCGAGGCTGTGGTTTGCGAACCACCGCAGATGCTTAGGTTTGGCGGTCTTTCTGTCTGGGCGCTTCCGTGCCGCGATATAGTGGATGGCTGGCCAAGCATGGCTTTGGTGCGCAACGCTGCGAATGGTCCGCAGATTGCCTTTGGCGCGGCCTTCGCATTTCCATTTCTCGCCTTTCAGTTAGGGGCTGACGTTTCGCTGCCGGACGAGAGCATGGCTGAAACAATTGCTGAATTGTGGCCCGCAAAAGTCCCGCTCGGCTCGTTCGCTGACCGGCGCCGGATTGGCGAACTCTGGTCGCAGGCCCGCGAAGCAAGCGCGAAACTGGATTTCGAAACGGCGCAACTGCGGCTGGACGCTGCACTTGAAGTGCAGGTGCGGCTGTTTGGTGAGGCTGATTTGCGGACCTCTGCGCTGCTTCTCGATTTGGCCATGGTTCTGGCTTATCAGGAAGACTTCGAGGCGTCTGATGCTATAGTCCGCCGCGTCGGCCCGCTTCTTGATCGATCGCCGCGCCCCAGCGATCGCGCTCGCCTTGCCGGCTACCAGTCAAGCATCGCGGCTCTGAAAGAAGATTTTCGTACAGCCGGTCAATACGCAGGCAGTGCGACTGCCCAATGGCGGCGGATTGCCGGAAGCAACGATCAGGAGGCCCTGCTTTCCCTCTTTCAGTCGAGCGAAGCAAAGGCGATCGATGCTCAGTCGGAACTGGCGCTGGCCCTTGCAAGGGAGGCAGCCATCCTCCTGAGACTGGATGATCCTGTTTCAGCCTATGCGAAAGCGGGGGAGGCGCTTCTCGTTTTGAACTCCGCAACTCAGAAACCGCCGATCTGGCGGTCGGAAATCCTTGCAGTGCTGGCTGAAACCTCATCGGCACTCGGTCGCTTGTCTGCTTCCGAGAAGTTCTTCGAGAGTGCCATCGCAATTCGCAGATCGCTTCAGGGCGACGGCGCAGGCGTTGTGCGACTGTTGCTAGCTCAAGGGCGGGCATACCAGCGTGAAGCGATGAACGTGAACGCGATTATCACCTATCGCAGCGCGATCAAGATCGCGAAGGAAATGCCGCGCGGCTCGGTCGCGCTGCGGGTCAATGACTTGATTCCGTTCGCGCAAGCAGTCCTTGCCGAAGCTGACGCGACCGCGAACGAAGATGAAAAGCTCGGCTTGATGACAGAGCTTTATGATGCTTTCCAGTTGGCGTTTGTCCCGGGCCGTGATGAAGCGATCGATCTCGCCTCCCTTCAAATCATTGACGGCAGGCCGAAACTGGCTGAGCTTGTAGGCGACTTGAAGCAAGTCCTGCTCGCGCAATCGGAATTGACCGGAAAACTGGCGATCGAACGCGGCAAGCCTGCTGCTGAGCGCGATGACAATCTTAATAGGCTTTTGACAGAACGGCTTGATGAGCAAGCTGCGACCGCGGCTGCCCTGCGTAATAGCCTTTCTAATGATTATCCTGAATATCAATGGTTCGCCGAAACCCGGGCGCCTGATCTCGACATTCTACGAGGCGTATTGAGCGATGATGAGGCGTTCGCCAGCTTCCTGATAGGCGCTGACGTTTCCTTCCTTCAGCTTGTCGTGCGGGAACGGATCTACATCACGCCTATCGCCGCAGGTGGTGATGATCTGGCCGAGATGGTGCGTGCCCTGCGCAAGGGGCTGGAAATCGAGGGCAGGTCAGTAAACGAGTTCAACCTCGCTGACGCGCATTTCCTTTACCAGACGCTTTTCGGAGGCGTCAGCGAACCGCTTGCACGGGTCAAACGCTTGATTGTGGTTCCCAATGGTCCTCTCAGCAACCTGCCCTTCGGCACGCTTGTGACAGATGTCCCCGAGGATGGAGATTACCGGAACGCTCCGTGGTTGATCAATCGCATGTCGATCACTCACGCGCCATCGATCGGCAGCTTCGTCCTTCTGCGCCAGACCAAGCCAGTGCGGGCGTTGCCAAGGCCCTTTCTGGGCATCGCCAATCCGACGTTTACCGGGGCGCCCTCTGTGGTGGCGGGCGAGGATACTCATACCTGCAATCCCGAAGACATCGCCCTACCTAGCCGCTTCGAGAAGCTGGAGTCACTGCCCGATACTATCGATGAGGTTCGCGCCGTGATTGCCGCTCTAGGCGTCACGGGCGCAGATCTGTTTGCGGAAATGCAAGCCAAGGAAACGGCGCTCCGCACCAAACCGCTCGACCAATATAACGTCATTTACGTGGCAACCCATGCAGTCATGCCCGGCGAGATTGCATGCCAGAACGAGCCTGGAATTGCTCTGGCGCGCCCGTCCGGCGTGGTCGGGTCCAGAGACGAGGATGGCTTTCTCGATGCAAGCGAGGTTGCGGCATTGAAAATTGCCGCGAACCTCGTGGTGCTCTCTGCCTGCAACACCGCCACAAGTGCGAATTCGACCGTTCAAAAAGGCGACGCGCTTTCGGGACTTGCGGAAAGCTTCTTTATCGCTGGCGCGCGCAGCTTGCTCGTGACGCATTGGCAGGTTCCATCTGCCGCTACTGCGGCTTTGATGCGCGACATGTTCGGAGAGATCGGCAAAAACCGGGCGCTTGCCACCGACGCTGCATTGCAACGGGCCCAGCTGCAGTCCATAAGCGATCCCGAAACCGCGCATCCCTTCTTCTGGGGTGCGTTCACATTCGTGGGAAGCGGAACCGAAACGGTGTTTGTCGAAGGAGCTGGAGCATGA
- a CDS encoding adenylate/guanylate cyclase domain-containing protein, protein MKILTLFKNLGLNGPNRSGLWITLVAVLSALIAVFSVQFLTPLNNLEKKLADIRVAALEVPKPPSDKIIVVALDEETVSQFAYRSPIDRAFIAGLIERIDGAGAKALGVDVLVDQASEPEKDDRLYNVIRNARTPLHFSFTSDPAFVTEPQLEFMRDFIPADKRMEAKLLSDPFDGLVRRINTGGVQTNGKIAYDTDHPPSFAAVMARYLGAPMLRRSREIAWRPLSAEGDEPIPVISANYVSYLPDEIFAGKVVLIGAVLSITDRHPTPLSIIDDGDRGLMPGVLVQAHAIDTLVSGAPEPVPPPLLTLFIVAAFTALGVLISQMRKGLLFNVILSLLALTAYWIIAVVGYGYGVVMLPLLMPSFAMLLSVWMMDLVIGRAERLQRQFIQSTFSRYVSPAVVERIAADPSAAAISGEKRETTFLFTDVADFTTMSELLPPEELSDVLNQYLDGACEIVLRHGGTIDKFIGDAIMAIFNAPIEQPDHAAAAVRAALELDDYAERFREECNSRDVPIGVTRIGIHSGPAVVGNFGSSQRMDFTALGDTVNTAARTEGINKYFGTRICCTQSVVDLADDRAFRTIGHFALKGKSQYTTLYMPLPAGHDPEAEKNYLEAFALLEAGDPRAKVHFEALREQYPADPLISYHSARLDDGEISAHIKMGAK, encoded by the coding sequence ATGAAAATCCTTACGCTCTTCAAGAACCTGGGGCTCAATGGCCCAAACCGATCTGGACTTTGGATCACGCTCGTGGCCGTGCTTTCAGCCTTGATCGCGGTTTTTTCGGTCCAGTTTCTGACCCCGCTTAATAATCTCGAGAAGAAGCTCGCCGATATTCGCGTAGCCGCTCTCGAAGTGCCAAAACCGCCCTCTGACAAGATCATCGTGGTAGCTCTCGATGAAGAAACCGTATCGCAATTTGCCTATCGTTCGCCAATCGACCGCGCGTTCATCGCGGGCCTGATCGAGCGCATCGATGGGGCCGGCGCCAAGGCGCTAGGGGTCGACGTTCTGGTCGATCAGGCCAGCGAACCGGAAAAAGATGACCGGCTTTACAACGTTATCCGGAATGCCAGGACGCCGCTACATTTCAGCTTCACATCCGATCCCGCCTTCGTGACCGAACCTCAGCTTGAATTCATGCGGGACTTCATTCCCGCAGACAAACGCATGGAAGCAAAGCTGCTGTCTGACCCCTTCGATGGGCTGGTACGGCGGATCAATACAGGGGGCGTTCAAACTAACGGGAAGATCGCTTACGATACCGATCATCCACCCAGCTTTGCCGCAGTTATGGCGCGCTATCTAGGTGCCCCCATGCTTCGCCGCTCGCGAGAGATCGCATGGCGCCCTCTCTCAGCGGAGGGAGATGAGCCGATACCGGTCATCTCAGCCAATTACGTGTCCTATCTGCCGGACGAAATATTTGCCGGAAAGGTTGTACTGATTGGCGCGGTTCTTTCGATTACAGACCGGCATCCGACCCCTCTCTCAATCATCGACGATGGCGACCGGGGGTTGATGCCCGGTGTGCTGGTTCAGGCGCATGCTATAGACACACTTGTGTCCGGAGCACCCGAGCCGGTGCCCCCGCCGCTCCTCACGCTCTTCATTGTCGCGGCGTTTACTGCGCTGGGCGTACTCATCAGCCAGATGCGCAAAGGTCTGCTGTTCAACGTAATACTGTCTTTGCTCGCACTCACGGCATACTGGATCATCGCCGTCGTCGGCTATGGTTATGGCGTCGTGATGCTTCCACTCCTGATGCCATCCTTTGCGATGCTGCTGTCGGTGTGGATGATGGACCTGGTCATCGGCCGTGCCGAGCGTCTTCAAAGGCAGTTCATTCAATCCACCTTCTCGCGCTACGTCTCGCCCGCCGTGGTGGAGCGCATTGCTGCAGATCCAAGCGCGGCGGCTATCAGTGGCGAAAAGCGCGAGACCACCTTTCTGTTTACCGACGTGGCCGACTTCACGACCATGTCTGAACTGCTGCCCCCTGAAGAACTTTCGGATGTTCTCAATCAGTACCTCGATGGGGCGTGCGAAATCGTGCTCCGGCACGGAGGCACGATCGACAAGTTCATTGGCGATGCAATCATGGCGATCTTCAACGCGCCGATCGAACAGCCGGATCATGCCGCAGCCGCTGTCCGTGCCGCGCTCGAACTGGATGATTATGCCGAGCGCTTTCGCGAGGAATGCAATTCTAGGGATGTTCCCATCGGAGTGACCCGCATCGGCATACATTCGGGTCCCGCGGTGGTCGGTAATTTCGGTTCCTCACAACGCATGGATTTCACCGCGCTAGGCGACACGGTCAACACAGCCGCCCGCACAGAAGGGATCAACAAGTACTTCGGGACCCGAATCTGCTGCACCCAATCCGTCGTCGATCTTGCCGACGATCGGGCCTTCCGCACCATCGGCCACTTTGCGCTGAAAGGGAAATCCCAATACACAACTTTGTACATGCCCCTGCCGGCGGGACATGATCCCGAGGCGGAGAAGAACTACCTTGAAGCATTCGCCTTGCTGGAAGCAGGAGACCCTCGGGCGAAGGTCCACTTCGAGGCCCTCCGGGAACAATATCCCGCCGACCCGCTGATCAGCTACCACAGCGCCAGACTGGATGACGGCGAGATTTCGGCGCATATAAAGATGGGTGCGAAATGA
- a CDS encoding ShlB/FhaC/HecB family hemolysin secretion/activation protein, which translates to MNLRMVTQRDLVRLLTSLAILVPGNALAQSVIVSPEADISRLRLNPPELPTQQDLDLTIRNPEKSVVPKDVSTIDFFVSRVQVNGVTYFGEDRIRAIFGPLEGQRIRLETLREQADRLQALYAGQGFLLTRVIIPPQRIEDGIVIIEVVEGFIDDILIENDRIVGAKLAQDSLETLRGQRPLSIRELDSKLLILNEVPGVAVKTLLRPGNQLGAASMVVSTSRLPNQGFASIGNTGSNAIGPAIYSLGYTINSPLGRPGALDFSATVAGRSLAELQAASARYAVPIGSSGTILYLGGLAARAKPGGEASDLDVASTSYSLEARLRTPLHRSRSSALYLEGALLFAGTRTNALGAEITRDKIFSHQIGLRGRHQSSFGQTTAQVMVTAGLPAFGALDEEIPNPSVAGFEPNFSKVNWQLDHTVALNNTTSFLTRVVGQWTDDRLLAGEQVAFGGQLLGRGYAPSALTGDKGTGVLAELSFDIPGAQAAGVISNVELYGFTDAAQTRLLPADGIASEKQSLVSYGFGLRGLLADRLILDLQFASEGRDIPGGESRPARINLSLVSAF; encoded by the coding sequence ATGAACTTGCGTATGGTCACGCAACGAGACCTGGTGCGTCTACTGACTTCGCTGGCCATTCTCGTCCCAGGGAACGCGCTGGCGCAATCGGTCATTGTGTCTCCGGAAGCAGACATTTCCAGATTGCGGCTCAACCCGCCCGAGCTGCCGACACAGCAAGATCTCGATCTCACGATCCGCAATCCCGAGAAATCAGTCGTCCCCAAAGACGTCTCCACCATCGATTTCTTTGTTTCGCGGGTGCAGGTGAACGGGGTCACCTATTTTGGCGAAGATCGGATTCGTGCGATTTTTGGCCCTCTTGAGGGACAGCGGATCCGGCTCGAGACATTGCGCGAACAGGCCGACCGTCTTCAGGCGCTTTATGCCGGGCAGGGCTTCTTGCTGACCCGCGTCATAATCCCGCCGCAGAGGATCGAGGACGGGATCGTCATCATCGAAGTCGTCGAAGGTTTTATCGATGACATCCTCATCGAAAACGATCGCATTGTGGGCGCAAAACTGGCGCAGGATTCGCTCGAGACGCTTCGAGGGCAGCGACCGCTGAGCATCCGCGAGCTCGACAGCAAATTGCTCATCCTGAACGAAGTCCCCGGTGTCGCCGTCAAGACGTTGCTCCGGCCCGGAAACCAACTCGGCGCCGCAAGCATGGTTGTCTCGACTTCCAGATTGCCCAACCAGGGTTTCGCCAGCATCGGCAATACCGGTTCGAATGCTATCGGGCCAGCAATCTATTCTCTGGGCTACACCATCAATTCGCCGCTGGGCCGGCCGGGAGCGCTGGACTTTTCGGCAACTGTTGCGGGAAGAAGCCTTGCAGAACTGCAGGCTGCCAGCGCACGCTATGCCGTCCCCATCGGCAGCAGCGGGACAATCCTGTATCTTGGCGGGCTGGCCGCGCGAGCAAAGCCGGGTGGCGAGGCTTCGGATCTCGATGTTGCAAGCACCTCCTATTCTCTCGAAGCCCGGCTGCGTACCCCTCTGCACCGATCTCGTTCGAGTGCGCTCTATCTTGAAGGAGCTCTCCTATTTGCCGGAACCCGGACGAATGCACTGGGTGCCGAAATTACCCGCGACAAGATTTTCAGCCACCAGATCGGTCTTCGCGGGCGGCATCAGTCCTCTTTCGGGCAAACGACAGCGCAGGTTATGGTCACCGCAGGGTTGCCGGCCTTCGGCGCACTTGACGAGGAAATCCCCAATCCTTCCGTGGCAGGTTTCGAACCCAATTTTAGCAAAGTGAACTGGCAGCTCGACCACACGGTTGCCCTAAACAACACCACCTCGTTCTTGACGCGCGTTGTCGGTCAATGGACCGATGACCGGCTGCTGGCAGGTGAACAAGTGGCCTTCGGTGGGCAGCTTTTGGGGCGTGGCTACGCGCCTTCGGCGCTGACAGGGGACAAGGGTACGGGCGTCTTGGCCGAACTCAGCTTCGACATTCCGGGTGCTCAGGCGGCGGGCGTCATCAGTAATGTCGAATTGTATGGTTTTACCGATGCCGCGCAGACGAGGCTGCTCCCGGCAGACGGGATCGCTTCGGAGAAACAGAGCCTTGTATCCTACGGCTTCGGGCTGAGAGGCCTGCTGGCCGACCGGCTTATCCTCGATCTGCAGTTCGCCTCCGAGGGGCGCGATATTCCTGGCGGAGAAAGCCGCCCGGCACGGATTAACCTCAGCCTTGTGTCGGCCTTCTGA